In the Salvia miltiorrhiza cultivar Shanhuang (shh) chromosome 8, IMPLAD_Smil_shh, whole genome shotgun sequence genome, TGTAATGCaagaataataatttaattatccTGAATGTTAATCCTAGGGGGGAGAGAAAATTTCACCAATTAACTGCTTTACGACTATATTTATACATTATAAGCAGCTTATATATTCAATCTTATATACTGACTTATCTGTGATTCTCACAATAAcataaccctatatatatgagAAGGCTAGACTAAAAATAGttcttagaatataaaataggaatataTTTCACTATTATTGATCTATCTATAATCTAACGGTTGAGATTTAATCTTAGAGAAATCatatgtaaatgtatgaattctatataTAAAAACGTACAGATTCACTTAATTTGTAAATGtctgaattttgaaaattaaaaattccaGTAGGGCCCACTGCCCCCTAACTAGGTCCTCGTGGACCGCGCTCCCtgtatatatagtatattccctccgtccctgaaataagttcatctttttcctttttgggacgtcccccaaataagttcctctttctttctttctttccatttttggacaactacctcaccactaataatacttatttattcttatttttcactttttcgcaactcccaataataattataatactttttttccactatcaatacactttacaatattttttaaaaactcgtgccgtctccaaagaggaacttatttcaggacAAAAGAACTGGTCATGTCTTTATGTTAGGTATATATGTCTGTCTGAATAATAATCTAGATCCCCTAAATGAAGTCATTGTTTTATATGCACATAGGTTTTTTCGCATTCTGCAACATGTATTTTGAAACAACTGGATTAGTTTCCAACAAATAGTAAGAAACTTCCTTGACGAGTACTGGTTCTACTAACATTATAACCCAAGCATggacaaaatttattttattaaaaaactaTTGAATCAATAATAAACTAAATCAAAACTGGGGCAAACTTTTTGGGACAGAcggagtaatattttatttattatgcaAATAAGTTTATTTGAAAAATCAACATAATTTTGATAAGGAAAATCAAGAGTATTTAAAAGTTAGATATGAAAAAGAGTTCCAATTATTCAATaaactattaaattaattaacttggTAATTTCCATGCTTATCATATCTTCAAAGTCAATGCCGTAGCTCTATGAAAACATCACTTGTTGTTATAATGATTGTATTGTTAAATCAATTACTATACAGCACTACCCACGCTCgcaagtttataattttttttaaaccctCGCAAGCTTATAATTAAGGacgtggtcttgggtacactcgGGTTGACCCGTACTCAGATCCTGACCCGCATCCTGACTCAATCtcatttgtataattgaatagtgttatttacacaATTTTGGTCATGATACGAGTTTGGATTAGCATGCAGATCAAAATCTGGGTTCGCACCGTTTGGTGTCCCATTGGGGACAACCATCCTCCATGAAGTTAAtgatctcataacttaatttGACCAATTCAATAACGTTACAATGAGCcattataaaaatatgtataaaaaaTGTGGAACAACGCGCCATCCAAATTTTAAATTGTTGTCGCTAGCCAACATTATTAGTATTTACCATAAGTATCATCATATATGTAGCATAGTAGCACAACATTGCTAATCACAGTGGGTACCTCAACTCTCAAGCAATACTTGCAGAATACATTTGGCAGGCATTGTAAGCTAACTACTAAAGGAGATATCGATGCAGAACTTTGGCGGTAACTGTTCATCTCAAATCTTTCTTCTTTATTTATTGACTTTTCCGGTCGCCTCTTATTTCTAGTATTAGTAAtatttaatagataaaaatagtacaAATAGTTCCTTATGTTTAGGTGGATTAAAATTTGATATAGCTCAAtgtctttaatattttttttgctcattttgcatatttccATTCAATTATACGATATGATGCAGTTCTATTTTTCCACACGATCATACTTATGCTACACAAGTATATTCATATACCAAACGAGTATATTTATGCTTTGTCACCACGATGAAAAAATGgtaaatatgcaaaatgagaaaaaagtaatagttgaataataattttaataaggattttaaagtttgtatgcaaaatgagaatttgttgaaagttcagtaatttatatgcaattaaaccttttattattgtgatgttttttttcaatattaagctcaaatatattcagcTAAAATTATCTTTTGTTATATTTATAAACATAATAATTGAGTTAATATCAGTTTtctatatataaagaaataaaaaatgtttCCCGTATTGCACGtagatgcaaatgctagttactCTAACAAAGCAGGATTAGGAACCTCAATCTTCAAATACATAAACATTATTAGGAATTAATCAAGTTTATAATTCAACACTCACCCTTAAACTTTATTCTTCCGAACTCCAATTAAGCATGAATCGCACTTTTTGAAAAACATCAAATTTGAATGGCTTTGTAAAAATATCAGCAACTTGCATCTATCGAGTTAACGTACTCTAGTTCAATTTGTTTCTTTTCAACGCACTCTCGAATGTAATGATACCTTGTATCAATATGCTTGCTTCTTTCATGAAAGACGGGATGCAATCGTGTAGATGGAAAATCAAGTCATTTGCAATCCTAAAAGAGTTGTTTAATTACTTTCTCTTTTCCTCAAAAGAATTATCTTTGTTTTGTGTCCACTATCTCCCAACACATTATGCATCTCATATGAAGATCTATATATAAGCACTAATTCAATATATGATACTATATGAGAAAGAAGTAATTATCATTTTAAACTCAACAGGatttttaagttaaatttttGTTCTTATCATAAAAGTGGGATCTCGTTATATGTGTAGAATCTTATGGCAGAGCTCCACTACTAAAAATGATTAGCCCCACTTCAGAAAGGtccggcggcggcagcggcggcggtggtgaaACTCGTGAGGCTGTCGAATCTCCTCACGTGCATGATGCTGTGACTTCACAAGTCCAAGAATATGAGAACAAATGGGATGCACCAAAAGTGCCCGGTGTTGTGACTTCACAAATCCAAGAACATGAGAACAAATCGAAAGAACCAAAATATGAAAAGATGACATCGAATCCACCAGAGGTGAGCAAACACCAGCAAGATCAAAGTGTTGATGATATTGGCTTTGCACGTGTGGGCGAATCCGAATTAGGCATGACCTTTAAGTTCGTGCTAAGCATGTCCGAGTCCGAGGGCCTAAATATCAGACTGCAGATGCTAAGCATGTCGTCCAGACAAACGCAAGAGACGGCGTTAAATTTGGGCACTGCCATGGACAACTACCGCTTGTTCTCCGCTACGAGAGAGGTGGCGGTGGAGTTGGATAAAAATGGTGTAATTGTGAACAGAAACGGTTCGAAGCAGCCGAGAGAGATGCCGACAGCCGAAGAATGGGGCGAAGCTCGTGTTGTGAATCTGATTGAGAGAAAAAACATGTTGCTGAACGATGAGGCACCAAATTGCCCTAATCTTTTGATTTTGTTCCTACAAAGAAACAGCCGATTAACTCGTATCCCTTCCTCGTTTTTCACACAAATGCCCCGTCTCAATTTCCTCGACCTATCATATACCAGAATCAAGGCCTTGCCTAGTTCGCTCTTCAAGCTCCAAAACCTCCAAATTCTCCTGCTCCGGAGCTGCGTCTGCCTCGACACCCTCCCCGCCGAGGTTGGGAATCTCACGAACCTAGAAGTGCTCGATCTTTTAGGAACGGATCTCCCGAACCTCCCCAAAGAGGTTGGCGGATTAACAAAACTACGCCACTTGCAGATCTCGTTTCATCAGCCCGATTGCGGAAGCTCTGAATCCGAGCTGGTTTCGATATCTCAGCTGCAGGCGCTGCAAGGGCTGAGCATATCCGTGCACCCAAAGGATCAGCATTGGGCGAGAATCGTCGGGGACGTGATCGAGCAAGTTGTGAAGCTGAAGAAGCTGAGCTATCTCCAGTTCTACTTCCCGAGCGTGGAGGCGCTCGTGCGATTCAGCCGAGCGAGCCTTCCGTTGAGGCGATTCAGCTTCGTCGTCGGCCAAAACATTAAACGGATCATATCTCGTGTTCCTGAGGAGGTTGAGACCGAGTACGAAAAGTATGATCAGTGCTTGAGATTGGTGAACAGTGGCAACAAAGCACCTGGATTGATCAAGGGGATTCTCGAATCCGTCACGGCTTTTTACTTGGACCATCAAGTGGAGATCCAGAGCTTGTCGGAATTAGGCGTTTCTAGCTTCGTGGGGCTCAAGTTCTGCGTGTTGAGAGAGTGCCCTAATATGCAGGTCGTGATCATCGGAGAGAAGAGAGATGCGAGTTTTTTCCCAAAACTCGAGTATTTGGGGTTGCATTATCTGTGGAAGCTGGAGAAGATCTGGGGGGATGATCCGACGCCAGGAAGCTATGGAGCGCTTAAATATCTGAGGATAAGCACGTGCGGGAAGCTGGAATACGTTGCGTCTCATTCTGTGCTTCGGTGTCTCTCTAATTTGGAGACGTTCATCGTTGAAGACTGTCAATCGCTTAAATCCATTGTTAAAGAGGATGCGACGGTGCAgggtgccgccgccgccttgcTTCCTCGATTGAAGACGATGCTGCTTCGCCACTTGCCCGAGTTGGTAGCTCTCGGAAGAGGCTTGTTTCATGCGAAAGAGGTCATCAAAATTCAGTGTTGTCCCAAATTCATCATGAGCGAAGGCCCCAGCAGGATTAGGGAGTTGAAGAagaaaattttgagtttttcagTTATGGATATTTCGCCATCTCCGCGTCTGCCCACCGAGGCGTTCATGGTTCCAGTTTCGGTTCGAATCGGTTCGGAATCGCGGATTCACGGTCCCAACAATATATATGGAGTTGAAACCGGCTCGGATGACAGGTCACATAGTTCAGGGTTCACGGTTCCAAACCGATTGAGACGGTATATTGgcttgaaattaatttgaaaaaaaatgtacGTAATGTTGAcccttttatttaggttgtaACTAGTTGAAATTTAATAGGAATTAGATGTGAGAGTGAGATTGATACTTTTATTTAGATTGTAAATGATTGAAGTTTAGTGtgagatagataaaaataaagatataagAAATGCCACATAAAATTGTGGATTATTGTAGTTCTTCCAATATATTTTTCTATCCAATACATGTTGTCCTCATTCCCATATCTTTTGCTCGGCGTTTTGTCATGCAGTTGTTATGCTTTATCGTTGTCACCTAATAAATTGAaacatatatatagtatcaagggttaatagccgctaAATACATCAGAAAGTTTTATTTTCTGGTATATATCATGACCCCTAATTTTGGCTgctaaatacaccaatttttaatttgtctgatttttcccacgacGAAGGACTCCGGCGAAATCGAAACTGACGTGGCAAGTACTtagacaaaacgacgtcgtttcattattaattaaaattagtttatatttaattaagaataaaattattaattatatcccCTAATCTAGCCATGTCACCccctcccccttcccccaccccctGCGCAAAACCCTCCCCTTCTCCACCCCGACGCCACCACCGTTTTTCCAAATCAGAGATCGCAAGCCAGTCCTTTCTCTCTTCTCCAATCTTGCCGCCGTCGTTCCTCCTCTGGTGAGGTCAGGCCCAGCCGAGAACGACGCTCCTCATCGGACGCCGGCCACCCCCCTCCCTACGAAATCCCGCCGCTGCAACCTGAAGTCCGCAAAGTACTCGAGCCCCGATCCTTCATGTTCTCCTTGATTCCAGCCGCCGCCGCTACTGAAACCCTAGCACCGTCGCTGCGGCGACTCCTTCTTCGGTGAGTCGCGAAGAGATTCGGCGAGCTCCCGCATCTGGAAAACCGACGAGAAATCGCCATCCTCAGTCTCAATTCCTGGAATTCGGCGATACAGCgtgagagatagagagagtgaacAGTGTGTGcgggtgtgatttggcaattccgatgccacgttggcattccggtGGCCACGTTGGCATTACGACTGCCACGCCAGTTTTAATTTGGGAAAACTTTGAATTTATGGGAAAAATCGgacaaattaaaaattggtgCCGCCAAAATTAGGGGTCATGATATATACCAGAAAATAAAACTTTCTGATGTATTtagcggctattaaccctaGTATCAATATAGAAATagcaatttttaaattaaattgtacACTATTCACATTGCAAATTAAATGCACATACAAAGCTAGCTTCGTGCAGGCACATAACAAATAAAATGCAACTTAATTAAGTGTAAATATAGTATAGACGAAGTTTAAGTGTGTACCACTGAAATCACTCATTAAAGCATAACATACAGTAATACAGTCCTTCATACAAAATATACTAATAAATACAATACTACATTATACCTTAATTTGCAGCATATGTAATTATGTTAATTCTTATGCCTTACAGAAACTTCACATTTGAAGAAGCAACCAGAAGCTCCATATTAACCCTTACCTTCTGGTTGCTTCTTCAAACCCCTCGGCAATCCGACATTCTACAAGATAATTAATCGTCTGTgtggttttatttatttatttaattataagttGTAGTTTTGAAAACCTAGAACAACATGATGGAACAAAAGGGTAAAGTATCAGATGATTGAGACAATTAATGTGTTTCACATCTATACTAGTGTGTGTTTAACCAAAATACTATTTCTAAATTGCTTGTTTAAATTGACAAATACAAAAAAGAACCAATCAACATTTTCTTAACTAAAAAAAATGCTAGCTACAACCCACTTTCGTAAATTGAAACTGACAAGCTTTGCCATGTTTAggaatttaattaaatgtattcattatcacctaaacactctaaataCAAATCAAACACTTTATCAATTCAAGTCATGCATGTATCAGTAGTTAGTGGTAAGAGGAGGAACttcaaagtattttttttttcacacgcATAAATTCAAAAGTTTAATACTACAATTTTCCGAATTAGTAAAATCAATTATAAAcataataaaactaaaaaaaagatATAGAGATTCCTTGTTCTTCATTAGAGATATATAATATCACCTGCAATTATGGTTCTTGCTAATAAAGTAGAAGTAGAAACAAAATTGTTGTTACGAAGTGAAGACGTGGGAGCAATGTGTAATAAAGCTTTATTTTATGTCTGTCATCGGAATGAGCATGAACTACAATATCCCACTCCAATGTAAGTGTGAAGATGAGTGTAGTACAATAAGAAGAATCTAATGTTAAAAATGCATATTTTACGACATTATTGATTATaatgaaatatttaattttaaaataaaaaagtgaaaataaaattaaatgaaaatgaagattATAGCGCCTCTCATAGAGCCAATACACTGTAGAGGGGAGGCGCTAAGGTGGGGATCATCAATTAGCGCCTTACCTAAGCGCctccactgtggatgctctaatagctatatatgtatatcagtatatatatatcaatttattgCTATAGCTAGTACATGCAGAGATTTTATTCAAAACTCCAACAATAAAGTAAAGGACTAGACTACCAAACAAAGACCATAAACTGGATCTGCTGCACTCCTGATTAGCCACCTAATAACATTACCCCTGTTCTTGCAGATTGTTGTTCTTCATCTTTGTCTTTTACTTGAGCAATGCATTCTTTAGCATTCTATTAGTATAGAATTGTTTACGATGACTTGCTCTTTCGTGCATAAAATCCCCAACTCTCATTATTCCTGCTGAAGTGTTTGTGTGCAGCTGGCTACTTCTATCTCAATCTCAGTTGCAAAACTACGTCTCAATCTCAATAGTAAAACTTTTAGGCCATTGTTTTAGAATGATGTGTACAAATAGGccattttttttacttgtaGAAATAGaccaattattttaaatttgaacgTTCGTGGGTCATATTTGGGTCCAATCGAACTATTTTGCACTTAAGATGGGCTGAAATGTGGAATGCAAACATTGAATTGGGTCCAAATATGGCTTACGaacgaaattcaaaataattagcCAAATTCTAAAACCTAAAAAAAGGGCATATTTTTGCAAACCAAGCTAACCTACAATTTTAAACTCGAAAACCACCGAAAGTAACAAGCTTTCAATCTGCACACTGCAGTCTTAGCTTCACAAGTGGAGAGCACCACCCTACAGGAGAAAATTAAACAACATGAATCACATATAATTGTTTTAATTATATAAGGCTGTAAATGAGTGAAAACATCAATATTTCTACTAACCTTTGTTGTCACTTTTCTACTAATTATAGATAGGGCTTGAGAAACTCTCCTCATGATGCTTACTTTCTGCATTTGATGAAGTAGGTCCATGGGAATGGCGGCAACATTTTCCTTCTGCAACTCGACTTCTGTCGAGCTTGCACCGGCAGAAGTTCCCGGGTGTTCATGCTCCATCTTCTTACCTTCTAAACACGATTCTTCAACCTCGTATTTCTCCTCCAACCTTGTACTCGGATTCCGAATGATGTCAGGAGTCGGTCTATGATACGATCACGATCAATGGTGGAGCAATTCGAGTAGCTCAACTCCAGAAATCAAGGGAGAAGAGAGATAAATTTGATAAACATCAACTCAAATATTCATTCCATAAGTAATAACTTTAGAGATTACAATATTTATAACATTGATGATGATAACCTAATGGGCTATGGGCTATGCATAAGTGGGCTAAACTAAAGCTAGGGCTTCGTGTATCATTCCCCACTCCTTCACAATCACCTTGTCCGCAAGGTGAATTGATTGGAAAGCTTGATACATTTATGCCCACCACGTGCTCGACAAAAGTTCCAGCAAACTAACTCAAGAACTGATCGGCTGGATACGCCTAACGGATCCGGCGGCGGTTCACCATCTAGCCGAACCTCTTGACCGGCGAAAACAGCCATGGACCGGTAAAAACTAGAGACGCCGGCAGTTAAAACTTTCGCAATAGCATCAGATATGGGTCCAAAAACATCGACCACAATCTCGTCCTTAGAACCGACGAGTAACCAAAATCGGCTGCCAAGAATTGGCGGAGGACTCACCGAAGTAGTTATCGATGGTGGTGTTGGTGGTATTGTGAGTGAAGGCGGTACATCAGGGGGTGTCTGCAGCGGAGGTTGGAGAGCTAGCGGTGGCAGCGGTGGTGGTGTTGACAGCAGCAGCGGTGAGAACGACCATGTGGCAAGGGTGTGCCCGACCGGAGGTGGCGGTGGCCGGTACAGCGGCGGTGGTGTTGGCAGTATTGGAAGTGAAGGCGGCACGTTTGAGGGTGGTGGCGAAGAGGATGGAGACCAACACACATCTGGAGCAGTAGCCGGAGGGAACTTGTTGGTGGCCGGAAAATTTGCCTCGAAGGAGGATTGCAGGTTGTAGATGGAGATTCGAAGCTTTTCAAGGGCGGCGAGAATTTCTGATctggacatttttttttttttgatattcAAAGAGAAATTCTCTCAATGAAAGCACCAATTGATACGATCACGATCAATGGTGGAGCAATTCGAGTAGCTCAACTCCAGAAATCAAGGGAGAAGAGAGATAAATTTGATAAACATCAACTCAAATATTCATTCCATAAGTAATAACTTTAGAGATTACAATATTTATAACATTGATGATGATAACCTAATGGGCTATGGGCTATGCATAAGTGGGCTAAACTAAAGCTAGGGCTTCGTGTATCAGTCTATCATATATCATCTCATCTTCACCTTCCTCTGTGGGATCATCGCTTGCTTCTTGATAATCTATAATCATGCTTGACGCCGCAGTTATAGGCTCTGACCTCCCACTGGCGCTGGTTGATGCTTCTTCTCGTCTTGATTGGGCTCCGGCTTCAATGGATTCTTCCTTGATGAAACAAACCCTTAGCTTCTGTTTATCATCTGAAGTGAGTGTATTCCACAAACTCTCTTCACATTCACAGTGGATTGATGGTAGCTTTCTGTCATTTGTGTGAGCCAGAGACAGATCTCTCAACTTGCTGCACCTCTTCATAATGATGGATTTCAGTGATTTACAGCttattgaagaattattctcaCATATGTATTCCAGCTCTGGCAAGTTTGACACCTCAATCCTCTTCAAACTTTTTAGTAGCTCCACAACCTCAGAAATTTCACCAGACCCCTCTATGATCTTCGAAATTTTACCACAGTTCTCCACTTTGAGATACTCTAGTTTCTCCAGAGACTGAGCCAATCCATGATCAAGAATCTTTGTTAGCTTGGGGCAGCCATCTACTATTATGGTTGTCAAGTTAACAAGACTTTTGCGAGGAACAGGCCCGTTCCAAATGCATTTCAGCACCTCAAGATCATACAAGTAAAGCTTCTCCAAGTTGGGAAGAAGCGAACGTCTTTCTTGATTCTCACTGGTTATGAACCCATCCACGATATTTTCCAAACGGTTGCAGCGTTCAACCACGCAGACTTTCACCTGATCCAAGTCGAATTGGCTGCCGGTGAAGCTCGTGAGACCATCATGGCCTATTATCTCTAAAGCACTGGCTTGCTTGAGTAGCTCATGGCAAGATGTGGGGAATCCCTCATTGGTGGAATATCTCAACCATCTCTCAGCTAGCATCCCTGAGAGCTCTGGTTCCTGAGAGCGTCGTGGTGGATTATGACGACCAacaaaaatttcaaatgatCGGAAAGTCTGAGTTCCCCAAAATGTTCTTTTGTTCTTCAAGGCCTTGCTACGAGTGACAAATGTTTCAAGGCGCTGCTCACATTTGAGAAGTTGAAGCATAGAGTGTTTAAATGCTCCAAGCTAGCCAGTTCCATTGCCAGTTTCTCAGCCACAGCAATCCCATTCTCACCTTGGAAATCAAAGTCTGTAACAATGCTCAGCTCTTCAAGATTTTTCAGGCTGCTGATGATACCTTGTGGGATTATCACCTCAAATTCCTCCACTTGTTTCCCCTTGTGATTGCCTCCTTTTGCAGATAAAGAAGCTCTCAGGCATCTCATGTTAACCATGTACCTTATCTCTTCCGGCAACATAGAGATCGACGTTCCAGAGATGTCAAGGAACTCGAGCTTCACAAGGCTAGCAGCTTCAGGCGGCAGAACAACAATGCCAAGGCAGCCATTCAGGTACAGGGTCTTGAGGTTCACGAGCTTGTTGATTGAGCCTGGTAGCGTCGTTATCTCCGTCTGATTCAAATCCAGCACCTTAAGGCTCTCCATGTGAGCAAAGAAGGACTCAGGAAGGCGCTCCGCAGTCACTGGCACTGGTTGATGCTTCTTCTCGTCTTGATTGGGCTCCGGCCTTCAACGGATTCTTCCTTGAAGAAACAAACACGAAGCTTCGGTTGATCATCTGAAGTGATGCTTCTTGCCATCTCGACGATAGTCTGATTTTTTCTTTCGGCAACTACATCCTTAGCTTACTTCATTCTTGGATATTTCACTATTACAAGATGAGTCTTATTTATACTTAACAATGGATATGGATCTAGAGACACTCTAGATTAATAGATGCATGAGACTTTCAAGATACTATACTTATGAACGTGACTCTCAATCTAACCAAGCACTAAATATGGATTAGTATCCAAAAGATCAAAACTCAAGTTATCTCATTTAACACTTTCTGCATTTATCGCAAGCGTACTTTGCATCTGTCAATTTCCTCGGTTCATCCACTTCCTGAATTTCTCTACGGTGCTCTGATATAAAGCCTTTGGAACCAGCTTACTTTCTGAAGTGGATGTTGGTTCGCTTCCTTGATTTTCAACAGAAGTGGCGTCAACGTTTCCCTTCTGCAGCTCGACTTCTGTCGAGCTTGCACCAGCAGATGTTCCGGGCGGGTGTTCTTGCTCCATCTTCTTACCTTCTAAACGCGGTTCTTCATCCTCGTATTTCCCCTCCAACCTTCTACTCGACTTCTCTGAACTTGACTCCGGATCACGAATGATGACGGGAGTCAGTATATCGTACATCTCATCTTCACCTTCCTGTGAGAGATAATCGCTGACTACTTCATAATCTATAATCATGCTTGACACCGCAGTTATAGCATCTGGCCTCCCACTGCCGCTGGTTGATGCTTCTTCTCGTCTTGATTGAGCTCCGGCTTCAACGGATTCTTCCTTGAAGAAACAAACACGAAGCTTCGGTTGATCTTCTGAAGTGATTGTGTTCCACCAACTCTCTTCACACTGGATTGATGGTAGCTTTGTGGCATTTGTGTGAGCCAAAGACAGATCCCTCAACTTGCTGCACCTCTTGACACTGATGGATTTCAGTGATTTCCAGCTTATTGAACAAGGATTCACACATATGCATTCCAGCTCTGGCAAGTTTGACACTTCAATCCTCTTCAAACTTTTTAGTATATCAGAAGTTTCATCACACCCCTCTATGATCTTTGAAATTTGACAACAGTTCTCCACTTTGAGATACTCTAGTTGCTCCAGAGAGTGAGCCAATCCATGATCAAGAATCCTTGTTAAATTGGGGCAACCATCCACTGTTATGGATGTCAAGTTAACAAGAGTTTTAGAAGCAACGGGCCCGCTCCAAATGCATTTCAGCAGCTCAAGATCATACAAATAAAGCTTCTCCAAGTTGGGAAGTAAGTTTTCTTCCACAATCTCTCCATTCATGTCCACGATATTTTCCAAACGGTTGCAGCGTTGAACCACGCAGACTTTCACCTGATCCAAGTCGAATTGGCTGCCGGTGAAGCTCGTGAGACCATCATGGCCTATTATCTCTAAAGCACTGGCCTGCTTGAGTAGCTCATGGCAAGATGGGGGGAATCCCTCATTGGTGGAATATCTCAACCATCTCTCACCTAGCATCCCTGAGAGCTCTGGTTCCTGACAACGTCGTGGTGTCTCATGGCGACCAACAAAAATTTGGAATGATCGGAAAGTCTGAGTTTCCCAAAATGTATTTTTGTTCTTCAAGGCCTTGCTATTAGTGACAAATGTTTCAAGGTTGCTCACATTTGGGAAGTTGAAGCATAGAGTGTTTAAATGCTCCAAGCTAGCCAGTTCCATTGCCAGTTTCTCAGCCACAGCAATCCCATTCTCACCTTGGAAATCAAAGTCTGTAACAATGCTCAGCTCTTCAAGATTTTTCAGGCTGCTGATGATACCTTGTGGGATTATCACCTCAAATTCCTCCACTTGTTTCCCCTTGTGATTGCCTCCTTTTGCAGATAAAGAAGCTCTCAGGCATCTCATGTTAACCATGTGCCTTATCTCTTTCGGCAACATAGAGATCGACGTTCCAGAGATGTCAAGGAACTCGAGCTTCACAAGGCTAGCAGCTTCAGGCGGCAGAACAACAATGCCAAGGCAGCCATTCAGGTACAGGGTCTTGAGGTTCACGAGCTTGTTGATTGACCCTGGTAGCGTCGTTATCTCCGTCTGATTCAAATCCAGCACCTTAAGGCTCTCCATGTGAGCAAAGAAGGACTCAGGAAGGCTCTTCGCCTCCTGCTTCAGGGACTGCAGCAGCAAGGTGTACATGTTGGGGCATTTTGGACACTTTGGCAGCTCCATCCTGCAACCTATCAACGACATTCTCGTGACCGTCGCCCAAATATTTTCGTCAGGCTTACTATCCCAGGACCGCACCCAGTTCTTGCAACTCTCCTCACCGGGGTAATCCAGCTCCAGGGCGACCCTCCTGAAAAACGGCGGCATCACG is a window encoding:
- the LOC130997013 gene encoding uncharacterized protein LOC130997013, which gives rise to MAAAESLSAQSSGAAYNFFKDMYLYLKGERQDAKDLEKRISELIENLTFLHSEDEKIERSLTSLVSAEKTKFYETMKARIAGIDKQTSKLINKYTRLTGNHLSATTPSSSIETLNDLKSKMATLNFFKLAGLSQDVAKLNKRALDLAVKLKPDYMIQKKAKPNQQKLDEDANALPVFDQYVNEIYHLFENEGCNCVGILGCEGAGKTTVLRKLYNRLLEDSLSGDEEHLKLDHIIRIDYPPVSEKEEDKNMNVEKLQNEMMEQLGIPHEASKSRCRNANTISAFLCDKRYALLMDHVSKSIELEDLGVKEDHKYKKVVVCSSEKEVVRKMTEQKVEIQRLTESEALDLFENECGKLYGRKGEIAKLIIESCGGVWSLVRFVARQLKDKEDDDSWNYMKKSLQSDTRSPKLIDLGPYAKVYEIKYEGLPPDAKKCLLYSALFPLQHSIRTDCLVECWIAEEFIVEKADQKVRASRVIGQGILDKLTDDYLLQWYSGKKYVVMPPFFRRVALELDYPGEESCKNWVRSWDSKPDENIWATVTRMSLIGCRMELPKCPKCPNMYTLLLQSLKQEAKSLPESFFAHMESLKVLDLNQTEITTLPGSINKLVNLKTLYLNGCLGIVVLPPEAASLVKLEFLDISGTSISMLPKEIRHMVNMRCLRASLSAKGGNHKGKQVEEFEVIIPQGIISSLKNLEELSIVTDFDFQGENGIAVAEKLAMELASLEHLNTLCFNFPNVSNLETFVTNSKALKNKNTFWETQTFRSFQIFVGRHETPRRCQEPELSGMLGERWLRYSTNEGFPPSCHELLKQASALEIIGHDGLTSFTGSQFDLDQVKVCVVQRCNRLENIVDMNGEIVEENLLPNLEKLYLYDLELLKCIWSGPVASKTLVNLTSITVDGCPNLTRILDHGLAHSLEQLEYLKVENCCQISKIIEGCDETSDILKSLKRIEVSNLPELECICVNPCSISWKSLKSISVKRCSKLRDLSLAHTNATKLPSIQCEESWWNTITSEDQPKLRVCFFKEESVEAGAQSRREEASTSGSGRPDAITAVSSMIIDYEVVSDYLSQEGEDEMYDILTPVIIRDPESSSEKSSRRLEGKYEDEEPRLEGKKMEQEHPPGTSAGASSTEVELQKGNVDATSVENQGSEPTSTSESKLVPKALYQSTVEKFRKWMNRPEPNQDEKKHQPVPVTAERLPESFFAHMESLKVLDLNQTEITTLPGSINKLVNLKTLYLNGCLGIVVLPPEAASLVKLEFLDISGTSISMLPEEIRYMVNMRCLRASLSAKGGNHKGKQVEEFELGAFKHSMLQLLKCEQRLETFVTRSKALKNKRTFWGTQTFRSFEIFVGRHNPPRRSQEPELSGMLAERWLRYSTNEGFPTSCHELLKQASALEIIGHDGLTSFTGSQFDLDQVKVCVVERCNRLENIVDGFITSENQERRSLLPNLEKLYLYDLEVLKCIWNGPVPRKSLVNLTTIIVDGCPKLTKILDHGLAQSLEKLEYLKVENCGKISKIIEGSGEISEVVELLKSLKRIEVSNLPELEYICENNSSISCKSLKSIIMKRCSKLRDLSLAHTNDRKLPSIHCECEESLWNTLTSDDKQKLRVCFIKEESIEAGAQSRREEASTSASGRSEPITAASSMIIDYQEASDDPTEEGEDEMIYDRLIHEALALV